In Spodoptera frugiperda isolate SF20-4 chromosome 1, AGI-APGP_CSIRO_Sfru_2.0, whole genome shotgun sequence, the following are encoded in one genomic region:
- the LOC118273308 gene encoding polycomb group protein Psc-like, producing MVTSNKQPDKKIVKMAEQNTVAVVPQRTLLGEVNEHITCPLCRGYYIDATTIVECLHSFCRSCIIKHLRAKSYCPVCEMMINSAKPNIKLDKALQDIVYKLVPGLFQREMERRQQFYSSRPGPAATATPEQRGEDTERIIFSPEDVISFSLEYADATDTDSISSKSSDSNEPQPVPTTPRRFLQCPAVVNISHLKKFLSMKFDIDSTQFAIDILYKRVPLPDYYTLMDIAYIYNWKRNEPMRFFYQIIDYVAIRNRLFEINKKGSGSGHLRDRKSSPALTEDTNVSSPAPHLNDQGSEASSGTDSPMPDDTTSQASDSIKKVEKAALQSSKNLDESKNLERQSDTPKKNDDEVEKSQFLNSFELTAKSMLPLKSSPIKSSDEQSTSSETPTKNQSKELSPKVEEKVGETSKRKFQTSPHTPELKKLKIELEKAKITNLVTSASATATTTSATTSIQSNRSLDTPIKGKDVEGLSKNSQTPTTVSSPSPMVGPPKEMKQQAMSAKQQEGPGVKRTVSLPQNTSSPKRKPPNDAPLAAQSQGPQKTISPLKLQIPKPETTTANQKQPEVQKPPVKKMPDLKPSVPMSNKGQHINKVRMDLLANNSDPTIDRSKILSQVQSSLGSPMSGSPQSGDPLKSLLDTCKMRIPSSLSITLTDQKLDARNAAEVANTDPKKSMVNKNLAGASNTAHKVPSPPVHNYIEILKLPDTDPKNKKGEGANETKPSQAGKNDGTATPTKPPTKSSESSAKGPVPNLKPISDTKRTFQETFEQQLKSLQADKKSKLTKNKAQVPKLVPATPKAISAANKSSNSTNKPSPNNMPILENKPSTALDLSTPHNLQNQFPQQTLHKAFETMQSIDSLAKKQSLPNKGIPLSMPQNNVFSSSIPNRPLNSGVSPLRIPSTSNLGQLKLDKTSPQLSNRQEMSGTKINPMKPTNTGNSNVPSPNFQMAHTSPSATQPSPRSQTRSPSSSPKLVIAEEKQAGSSGSEQNQSDQITSTQIPSINTNNEQLAVPPGTSKAGLKPMLPAGRIPGIRQPLPTIQKTSPLPNLPDYRLSQARQPLISPQHVLLRHHMEVNAWIEAQRQLELIKSMSTNIAHQSQNDFNNKDKHTFCDLMIMAGVQATIQFRSRKKVYLDEDVTNENKNILNIRKTGERKLKRNIKDLKKDIDDDCTPVKVSRRETVASKVTAKKDSEEENQKPLTSREKEIGWLDNFLTEHLDKEESASLYISGQPGTGKTASLSYILNLPKFKEGYKQVYINCTMMKSAASIYSRICKELQLPTSGTTEKACFNAIEKYLKKKHKMILLVLDEIDQLDSKRQSVLYTIFEWPAMADSRVVLIGIANALDLTERTLPRLQARCSLRPETLHFAPYTKEQIINIFTNVLANEDKSNVFSPVALQMLAAKISAISGDMRRALDIGRRVIELARRTKFSDNQSIDNMMKDSTVTVELKQVLEVLNDVYGGSRKIESDAEDGFPLQQKLILCSIMLMLTKGKVKEILMGKLHDVYKKVATARNIVPLDMCEMSAACGLLEARGALRLGAGASARARRLRLQWDRAELAAALRDKPLLSAILDDVSCLPS from the exons ATGGTAACGTCTAATAAACAGCCGGATAAGAAAATAGTGAAAATGGCGGAACAAAACACCGTGGCTGTTGTGCCCCAAAGGACCTTGCTAGGTGAAGTCAATGAACATATAACATGTCCGCTATGTCGAGGCTATTACATAGACGCGACAACGATCGTAGAATGTTTACACTCTTTCTGTCGGAGTTGTATTATTAAACACTTACGAGCGAAAAGTTACTGTCCTGTTTGCGAAATGATGATTAACTCTGCCAAGCCTAACATCAAGCTAGACAAAGCACTTCAGGACATTGTGTACAAACTTGTACCAGGACTGTTTCAAAGAGAAATGGAAAGGCGACAGCAGTTTTATTCTTCACGACCAGGTCCAGCTGCTACTGCCACACCTGAACAGAGAGGTGAAGATACAGAAAGAATAATTTTCAGTCCTGAAGATGTGATCTCATTTTCTTTAGAATATGCTGATGCCACTGACACTGATAGCATATCCAGTAAGTCTTCAGATAGTAATGAGCCGCAACCAGTGCCAACAACACCAAGAAGGTTTTTGCAGTGTCCAGCAGTGGTAAACATTAGCCATCTCAAAAAGTTTTTGAGTATGAAATTTGACATTGATAGTACTCAATTTGctattgatattttgtataagagAGTTCCTTTACCAGACTACTATACATTGATGGACATAGCTTACATATACAACTGGAAGAGAAATGAGCCAATGAGATTTTTCTATCAAATAATAGATTATGTTGCTATCAGAAATAGactatttgaaatcaataaaaaaggtTCAGGTTCTGGTCATTTAAGAGATAGAAAATCAAGTCCAGCATTAACTGAAGACACAAATGTTAGTAGTCCAGCACCTCATTTAAATGACCAAGGCTCTGAAGCTTCTTCAGGTACGGATAGTCCTATGCCTGATGATACTACTAGTCAAGCAAGTGACTCTATTAAAAAGGTTGAAAAAGCAGCGTTGCAAAGTAGTAAAAATTTAGATGAGTCTAAGAATCTTGAGAGACAATCTGACACACCTAAAAAGAATGATGATGAAGTTGAAAAGTCTCAATTTCTCAATTCCTTTGAATTGACTGCTAAGAGCATGTTACCACTTAAATCATCACCAATAAAATCTTCTGACGAACAGAGCACATCTAGTGAAACACCAACCAAGAACCAGTCAAAAGAATTGTCTCCAAAAGTAGAAGAAAAAGTTGGAGAAACATCTAAAAGGAAATTTCAAACCTCACCTCATACGCCGGAATTAAAAAAGCTTAAAATAGAACTTgaaaaagcaaaaataactaatttagttACAAGTGCTTCTGCTACTGCAACAACAACAAGTGCAACAACTTCCATTCAAAGTAATAGATCTTTGGACACTCCAATAAAAGGAAAAGATGTTGAAGGACTCTCTAAGAACTCACAAACACCAACTACTGTCAGTTCACCATCCCCCATGGTAGGTCCTCCAAAAGAAATGAAACAGCAAGCAATGAGTGCAAAGCAACAAGAAGGTCCTGGAGTGAAAAGAACTGTATCACTACCCCAAAATACTTCATCTCCAAAACGGAAACCACCAAATGATGCTCCTCTGGCTGCACAGTCTCAAGGACCTCAGAAAACAATTTCTCCACTTAAATTACAGATACCAAAGCCGGAAACAACAACAGCCAATCAAAAACAGCCAGAAGTACAAAAGCCTCCAGTCAAAAAGATGCCTGATTTAAAGCCTAGTGTTCCTATGTCTAACAAAGGACAACATATCAATAAAGTGAGAATGGATCTATTAGCAAATAATAGTGATCCAACAATAGATagaagtaaaatattatctCAAGTTCAATCATCACTTGGTTCACCAATGTCAGGAAGTCCACAATCTGGTGATCCTTTGAAGTCATTATTAGATACATGTAAAATGAGAATACCTTCTTCCCTATCTATTACACTAACTGATCAAAAATTAGATGCTCGTAATGCTGCTGAGGTAGCAAATACAGATCCGAAGAAAAGTATGGTAAATAAAAACCTGGCTGGTGCTAGTAACACTGCCCATAAAGTCCCAAGCCCTCCAGTtcataattatatagaaatattaaaattaccagACACtgatccaaaaaataaaaaaggagaaGGTGCTAATGAGACTAAGCCAAGTCAAGCAGGTAAAAATGATGGCACTGCAACTCCAACCAAACCTCCAACAAAGTCATCAGAAAGTTCAGCTAAGGGCCCAGTTCCAAACTTGAAACCTATTTCTGATACAAAACGAACTTTTCAAGAAACTTTTGAACAACAGTTAAAAAGCTTACAAGCTGATAAAAAATCCAAATTAACGAAAAATAAAGCACAAGTTCCCAAATTGGTGCCTGCAACCCCTAAAGCTATTAGTGCTGCAAATAAGTCAAGTAATTCTACAAACAAGCCAAGTCCCAATAACATGCCCATATTAGAGAACAAGCCTAGCACTGCTCTAGATTTATCTACTCCTCATAACTTACAAAATCAGTTTCCACAACAAACCTTACATAAGGCCTTTGAAACAATGCAGTCTATTGACAGTTTGGCTAAGAAACAGAGTCTACCTAATAAAGGCATTCCTTTGAGTATGCCACAAAACAATGTTTTCTCTAGCAGTATTCCTAACAGACCACTAAACTCAGGGGTCAGCCCATTAAGAATTCCTTCAACATCTAACTTGGGTCAGTTAAAATTGGACAAAACCAGTCCACAGCTAAGCAACAGACAAGAAATGTCTGGCACCAAAATAAATCCAATGAAACCAACAAATACTGGTAATTCCAATGTTCCATCTCCAAACTTTCAAATGGCTCATACATCTCCTAGTGCAACACAACCTTCGCCTAGGTCTCAAACGCGTTCCCCTAGCTCTTCTCCAAAATTAGTAATAGCTGAAGAAAAGCAAGCAGGTAGCTCTGGTTCAGAACAAAATCAGTCAGATCAGATTACAAGTACTCAAATACCCAGTATCAACACAAATAATGAACAGTTGGCAGTGCCACCTGGGACTTCAAAAGCTGGACTAAAACCTATGCTTCCAGCTGGAAGGATACCAGGAATAAGACAACCTCTACCAACAATTCAAAAAACAAGTCCTTTGCCTAACTTACCTGATTACAGACTGTCTCAAGCACGACAACCTTTGATTTCACCCCAACATGTGTTATTAAGACATCATATGGAAGTAAATGCGTGGATAGAAGCCCAACGACAATTGGAGTTGATCAAGAGTATGTCAACAAATATTGCTCACCAGTCACAGAATGACTTCAACAATAAGGACAAACA tacATTTTGTGATCTGATGATT ATGGCTGGAGTGCAGGCAACTATCCAGTTTAGGTCTCGCAAGAAGGTGTATCTAGATGAAGATGTTACtaacgaaaacaaaaatatattaaatatcagGAAAACTGGTGAAAGGAAACTGAAAAGGAATATTAAAGATTTGAAAAAAGATATTGATGATG ATTGCACTCCTGTAAAGGTGTCGCGGAGAGAGACTGTAGCGAGTAAAGTCACTGCAAAAAAAGACAG TGAGGAAGAGAACCAGAAACCTTTAACTAGCAGGGAGAAAGAAATCGGATGGCTAGATAACTTTTTGACTGAACATCTTGACAAGGAAGAGTCTGCTTCACTCTACATCTCAGGCCAGCCCGGTACTGGGAAAACTGCTAGTCTATCTTACATTTTGAACTTACCTAAG TTCAAAGAAGGATACAAACAAGTATACATTAACTGCACGATGATGAAATCCGCCGCTAGTATCTACAGCAGAATATGCAAAGAGCTTCAGTTGCCAACATCAGGAACAACAGAGAAAGCATGCTTCAAtgctattgaaaaatatttaaagaagaaaCACAAAATgat acTTTTAGTATTGGATGAAATAGATCAACTAGACAGCAAGCGACAATCTGTTTTGTATACAATATTCGAATGGCCTGCGATGGCTGATTCGCGCGTCGTGTTGATCGGCATCGCCAACGCATTGGACCTGACAGAGCGAACCTTGCCACGACTTCAAGCTCGTTGCTCCCTCCGACCTGAAACTCTTCACTTCGCTCCGTACACCAAAGAACAGATTATTAACATATTTACCAATGTACTAGCAAATGAAGATAAGAGCAACGTGTTCTCTCCAGTCGCCTTACAAATGCTTGCAG CTAAAATCTCCGCCATATCAGGAGACATGAGAAGAGCGTTAGATATAGGACGAAGAGTAATAGAACTCGCGAGAAGGACAAAGTTTTCTGACAACCAGTCTATAGACAATATGATGAAAGATTCCACAGTTACTGTGGAATTGAAACAAGTATTAGAAGTGCTTAACGACGTATACGGTGGCTCGCGAAAGATCGAGTCCGACGCTGAAGACGGATTTCCACTACAGCAAAAATTGATCTTGTGTAGTATAATGTTAATGCTGACAAAGGGGAAGGTGAAGGAAATCCTCATGGGGAAGCTGCACGATGTCTATAAAAA agTGGCGACGGCTCGCAACATAGTGCCGCTAGACATGTGCGAGATGAGTGCGGCGTGTGGGTTGCTGGAGGCGCGCGGCGCGCTGCGCCTGGGCGCGGGGGCCAGTGCGCGTGCGCGGCGCCTGCGCCTGCAGTGGGACCGCGCCGAGCTCGCCGCTGCACTACGAGACAAACCCCTTCTATCTGCCATACTTGATGACGTCAGCTGCCTACCTTCCTAG
- the LOC118273060 gene encoding dnaJ homolog subfamily C member 7 produces the protein MADSDVVDLDLTIDNLVPKSPERVAEEKKESGNHLYKFKNYKGALTMYDEAIQLCPENAAYYGNRSACYMMLGMYKKALEDAQKAVSLDSTFTKGYIRMAKCCIALGDLSGGDQAVRRASELGGAECAASERRALETLRKLHEDAQRAMEANDYRRVVFCMDRCLDYSPSCTKAKLTKAECLAMLGRCQEAQEIANDSLRFDSFDTEAIYVRGLCLYFEDKDEQAFKHFQQVLRLAPDHKKAMETYKKAKLLKQKKEEGNEAFKMGRWQQALSLYNEALTIDKNNKIVNAKLYFNKATVCAKLNQIKEAAEACTAALELDENYVKALLRRAKCYTELGEFEEAVKDYEKLYKIDKSKENKQLLHEAKIALKKSKRKDYYKILGIDKSASEDEIKKAYRKRALVHHPDRHAGAPDTERREQERRFKEVGEAYGVLSDPKKRARYDHGQDLDDDGSGMADIDPNVVFQTFFNRGGQHFDFGGRFPGNTFDFHFG, from the exons atggcaGACTCAGATGTAGTGGACTTGGATTTAACTATTGATAATTTAGTTCCGAAGAGTCCCGAAAG GGTGGctgaagaaaagaaagaaagtggTAACCATTTGTACAAATTCAAAAATTACAAGGGTGCCTTGACTATGTATGATGAAGCTATTCAGCTTTGCCCTGAAAATGCAGCATACTATGGCAACAGATCCGCATGCTACATGATGCTGGGAATGTACAAGAAAGCCCTTGAAGATGCACAGAAAGCTGTTTCTTTGGATTCCACATTCACAAAGGGATACATCCGCATGGCTAAATGCTGTATTGCACTGG GTGACCTGTCGGGTGGTGATCAGGCTGTGCGACGTGCGAGTGAGCTCGGAGGCGCGGAGTGCGCGGCGAGCGAGAGACGTGCTCTAGAAACATTACGAAAGCTGCACGAGGATGCTCAGCGCGCAATGGAAGCCAACGACTACCGCCGCGTCGTATTCTGCATGGACCGCTGTCTCGACTACAGTCCCTCTTGCACTAA gGCGAAGCTCACAAAAGCAGAATGTTTAGCTATGCTTGGAAGGTGTCAAGAGGCTCAGGAAATTGCTAATGATTCACTAAGGTTTGACAGTTTTGACACTGAGGCTATATATGTGCGTGGATTGTGCCTGTATTTTGag GATAAAGATGAACAAGCATTCAAGCATTTCCAACAAGTTTTACGACTTGCTCCTGACCATAAGAAAGCTATGGAAACTTATAAAAAGGCTAAACTGCTCAAACAAAAGAAGGAAGAAG GTAACGAAGCATTCAAAATGGGTAGGTGGCAGCAAGCTCTGAGCCTCTACAATGAAGCTTTGACTATTGACAAGAACAATAAGATTGTAAATGCTAAACTGTACTTCAACAAGGCAACAGTATGTGCTAAACTGAACCAAATCAAGGAAGCTGCTGAAGCTTGCACGGCTGCCCTCGAACTAGACGAAAACTACGTGAAGGCGTTACTTCGACGTGCCAAGTGCTACACGGAACTTGGCGAATTCGAAGAAGCTGTCAAAGATTATGAAAAACTCTACAAGATTGACAAGAGCAAGGAAAATAAGCAATTACTGCATGAAGCTAAAATAGCTCTCAAAAAATCGAAACGCAAAgactattataaaatacttgGCATTGACAAGAGTGCCTCAGAAGATGAAATCAAGAAAGCATATAG GAAGCGCGCTCTAGTCCATCACCCAGACAGGCACGCGGGAGCGCCCGACACCGAGCGTCGTGAGCAGGAGCGCCGCTTCAAAGAGGTGGGCGAGGCTTACGGAGTACTTAGTGATCCCAAGAAGCGCGCGCGCTATGATCACGGACAAGACCTCGACGATGATGGCTCCGGCATGGCTG ATATCGACCCCAACGTAGTATTCCAGACCTTCTTCAACCGTGGCGGACAACATTTTGATTTCGGCGGCCGATTCCCAGGGAACACTTTTGATTTTCATTTCGGTTAA
- the LOC118273063 gene encoding uncharacterized protein LOC118273063, whose protein sequence is MGRMSGIKWEKSTQCRPVHNIISSDFPKYNPQPWKFMEGHPRIEWLLSYEYQRMWIDEIEAWKKRMYPENTTVNVDVVKRYVLTFKTNHQPPKPEKKKPFKMKKFEGIKGKLDFKRPPNDKAMKGNTAQENSKNE, encoded by the exons ATGGGTCGAATGTCGGGTATAAAATGGGAAAAATCTACACAATGTCGACCTGTTCACAACATCATTTCTTCAGATTTTCCCAAATATAACCCTCAACCATGGAAGTTTATG GAAGGTCACCCACGTATAGAATGGTTGCTCTCATACGAGTATCAGAGAATGTGGATAGATGAAATTGAAGCTTGGAAGAAGCGAATGTATCCTGAAAATACCACAGTAAATGTAGACGTCGTGAAACGTTATGTtcttacttttaaaacaaatcatCAACCTCCAAAACCCGAAAAGAAGAAaccatttaaaatgaaaaa GTTTGAAGGTATTAAAGGTAAACTGGATTTTAAACGCCCACCAAATGATAAAGCGATGAAAGGAAATACAGCTCAAGAAAATAgtaaaaacgaataa